Proteins from a genomic interval of Trifolium pratense cultivar HEN17-A07 linkage group LG6, ARS_RC_1.1, whole genome shotgun sequence:
- the LOC123892310 gene encoding uncharacterized protein LOC123892310 — protein sequence MIWVKPSHGRYKCNVDASFSLTHNKVGIGMCIRDDHGRFVAARTQWVEPILDVEHGEAIGLLQALKWAVDLQLHDIDFEMDCKRVVDSIYSKRTYFSDLGAILGDCRTILASTLVNSHVKFIRRQANEVAHRLAGAATSLASFHNFIDIPTCIYDIIMNEMR from the coding sequence ATGATTTGGGTCAAGCCAAGTCATGGAAGGTACAAGTGCAATGTAGACGCTTCTTTTTCCCTTACTCATAACAAAGTGGGTATTGGTATGTGTATAAGGGATGACCATGGAAGGTTTGTGGCTGCCAGAACACAATGGGTAGAACCTATTCTTGATGTGGAGCATGGAGAAGCCATTGGTTTGTTACAGGCTTTAAAATGGGCGGTGGACCTACAATTACATGACATAGACTTTGAGATGGATTGCAAACGGGTAGTAGATAGTATTTATAGCAAAAGAACCTATTTTTCTGATCTTGGAGCTATCTTAGGTGACTGTAGAACTATTTTAGCTTCTACTCTTGTGAACTCTCATGTTAAGTTCATCCGGAGACAAGCAAATGAAGTTGCTCATAGGCTTGCCGGGGCGGCTACATCGTTAGCTAGTTTCCATAATTTTATCGATATTCCTACATGTATTTAcgatattattatgaatgaaatgagataa